In Nymphaea colorata isolate Beijing-Zhang1983 chromosome 3, ASM883128v2, whole genome shotgun sequence, a genomic segment contains:
- the LOC116250584 gene encoding THO complex subunit 3 — protein sequence MAEAVGPFKGLHNKEYQGHKKKVHSVAWNCTGTKLASGSVDQTARVWHVESHGHGKAKDIELKGHSDSVDQLCWDPKHADLIATASGDKTVRLWDARSGKCTQQVELSGENINITFKPDGTHIAVGNRDDELTILDVRKFKPIHKRKFSYEVNEIAWDTTGEIFFLTTGNGTVEVLSYPSLKALHTLVAHTAGCYCIAIDPLGRYFAVGSADALVSLWDMSEMLCVRTFTKLEWPVRTVSFNHTGEYIASASEDLFIDISNVQTGRTVHQIPCRAAMNSVEWNPKCNLLAYAGDDKNKYQADEGVFRVIGFDSA from the exons ATGGCGGAAGCCGTTGGCCCCTTCAAAGGCCTCCACAACAAAGAGTATCAAGGGCACAAGAAGAAg GTGCACTCTGTGGCGTGGAATTGCACGGGGACGAAGCTCGCCTCCGGTTCCGTCGACCAGACAGCCCGCGTTTGGCACGTCGAATCCCACGGCCAC GGAAAGGCCAAGGACATTGAGTTAAAAGGGCATTCTGATAGCGTTGATCAACTATGTTGGGACCCAAAACATGCTGATTTAATTGCAACTGCATCAGGAGACAAGACTGTACGCTTATGGGATGCTCGTA GTGGGAAATGCACTCAACAGGTAGAACTTAGTggtgaaaatataaatattacGTTTAAGCCTGATGGCACACACATAGCTGTTGGAAACAGG GATGATGAACTGACAATATTGGATGTTCGTAAATTTAAACCTATCCACAAGCGCAAGTTCAGCTATGAA GTCAACGAGATTGCATGGGACACAACAGGAGAAATCTTCTTCCTCACTACAGGGAATG GTACTGTTGAGGTGCTCAGTTATCCATCTCTTAAAGCCCTTCACACGCTCGTTGCACATACAGCTGGTTGTTATTGCATTGCTATTGATCCTTTAGGAAG GTACTTCGCTGTTGGAAGTGCAGATGCACTGGTCAGCCTTTGGGATATGTCAGAGATGCTTTGTGTTCGAACATTTACAAAACTTGA GTGGCCTGTAAGGACTGTTAGTTTCAATCATACTGGAGAGTACATTGCCTCAGCTAGTGAAGATCTCTTTATCGACATT TCTAATGTTCAGACTGGGAGGACGGTTCATCAGATACCGTGCAGAGCTGCTATGAACAGCGTAGAATGGAATCCTAAATGTAATCTTTTGGCTTATGCTGGTGATGACAAGAATAAATATCAAGCTGATGAAG GTGTATTCCGAGTAATTGGATTCGATAGTGCCTGA
- the LOC116250583 gene encoding E3 ubiquitin-protein ligase WAV3-like, whose protein sequence is MGGCQLKQAAKKFALSCISISRKEGEGESPKDNISTEEIEAHADGNACGIQQEQEGSGSAKNFCPICLEPLIPGCQTIFTAQCSHAFHFLCISSNVRHGNTTCPICRAQWSQLPRQMGPKFPLQVHENDPVLRILDDSIANFRVHRRSSHRSARYDDDDPIDASPPSDQPRLGLTLIPIPPPQPPEFSPRRPSALQVIPPTTIRITTNRPRVQSTINEITPYQSNIIPAAPMFDTAPSTQKLCQYSSKAYLSVRLAVSPAVDLVLVASSNGTQLRLLKQSMALVVCSLRPIDRLAIVCCSTTATRAFPLRCMSAQGKRAALQVIERLFCISDVDHAEGLRKAVKILEDRTHHNPHARVLLLSDGPEEPFSCHDIQFQVPIFHFGLGFGLHSSNTCIKHEFEEFLSGLLGEVIKETRLRIGEKGMMVWLGDLRGGEERRILVDIGECGLISVGYNYVEGVEGEECLRTGEVMVRVGETTDSDFSRREMTIGRRSSVEGWEYHDPCMARRWAKHLHGLL, encoded by the exons ATGGGAGGGTGTCAATTGAAGCAGGCGGCGAAGAAGTTTGCTTTGTCCTGCATCTCCATCTCCAGAAAGGAGGGCGAGGGCGAGTCCCCTAAGGACAAT ATCTCCACAGAAGAGATTGAGGCGCATGCAGATGGGAATGCTTGTGGGATTCAACAAGAGCAAGAGGGAAGCGGCTCAGCCAAG AACTTCTGTCCTATATGCCTTGAGCCATTGATACCTGGGTGCCAGACCATCTTCACGGCGCAATGCTCCCACGCCTTCCACTTCCTCTGCATCTCCTCGAACGTCCGGCATGGCAACACGACGTGCCCCATTTGCCGAGCCCAGTGGAGCCAGCTGCCCCGCCAAATGGGGCCTAAATTTCCCCTCCAAGTTCATGAGAATGATCCCGTTCTTCGCATCCTTGACGACTCCATTGCCAACTTCCGAGTCCATCGCCGCTCCTCTCATCGTTCAGCCAGATATGATGACGACGATCCAATAGATGCAAGCCCCCCTTCTGATCAACCCCGCCTCGGCCTCACTCTTATCCCCATTCCGCCACCACAGCCGCCGGAATTTTCCCCACGCAGGCCTTCAGCTTTGCAAGTCATTCCACCCACCACCATTCGGATTACCACCAACCGTCCGCGTGTTCAATCGACGATAAATGAGATAACACCATATCAATCAAACATTATTCCAGCTGCACCAATGTTCGATACTGCACCAAGTACGCAGAAGCTCTGTCAGTACTCCAGTAAGGCTTACTTGTCAGTAAGACTTGCAGTTTCACCAGCAGTAGATCTTGTCTTGGTTGCTAGTTCAAACGGCACACAGTTGAGGCTTCTCAAGCAGTCCATGGCTTTAGTAGTATGCTCCCTGCGTCCAATAGACCGTTTAGCCATTGTTTGCTGCTCAACCACAGCAACACGAGCCTTTCCCCTTCGTTGCATGTCGGCGCAGGGTAAGCGAGCTGCTCTGCAGGTCATCGAACGCCTTTTCTGCATAAGCGACGTAGACCACGCAGAAGGGCTAAGGAAAGCGGTAAAGATACTGGAAGATCGTACTCACCACAATCCACATGCTCGAGTCTTGCTGCTGTCTGATGGACCGGAAGAGCCTTTCTCATGCCATGACATTCAGTTTCAAGTACCGATCTTTCATTTTGGACTTGGGTTTGGCTTGCATTCATCAAATACATGCATCAAGCATGAGTTTGAGGAGTTCTTGTCTGGGTTGCTTGGGGAGGTGATCAAAGAAACAAGATTGAGAATTGGAGAGAAGGGGATGATGGTCTGGTTGGGTGATCtcagaggaggagaagaaaggcgGATTTTGGTAGATATAGGTGAATGTGGGCTGATTTCCGTTGGTTACAATTATGTGGAAGGTGTGGAAGGGGAGGAATGTTTGAGAACAGGGGAAGTAATGGTAAGAGTTGGAGAAACCACTGACAGCGATTTTTCAAGGAGGGAAATGACCATTGGAAGAAGAAGCAGCGTCGAGGGGTGGGAGTACCATGATCCTTGCATGGCGAGAAGATGGGCCAAACACTTGCATGGATTGCTGTAA